The proteins below are encoded in one region of Streptomyces marianii:
- a CDS encoding (2Fe-2S)-binding protein encodes MSARGPALTERGAVLEERGPGPVRVRLSINGTEHTLDIEPRVSLLDALRERLDLTGAKKGCDQGACGACTVWADGRRVLACLTLAVTCEGREVTTVEGLAEEGELHEMQRAFIAEDAFQCGFCTPGQIMSAVALIGEGHAGDDAEIKEWMSGNICRCAAYPNIRAAVRAVRDRT; translated from the coding sequence ATGTCCGCACGCGGCCCGGCCCTGACCGAACGAGGGGCAGTACTCGAGGAACGGGGTCCCGGTCCGGTCCGGGTCAGGCTGTCGATCAACGGCACCGAGCACACACTGGACATCGAGCCCCGCGTCAGCCTGCTGGACGCACTCCGGGAACGGCTGGATCTGACGGGTGCCAAGAAGGGGTGTGACCAGGGCGCTTGCGGGGCGTGCACGGTGTGGGCCGACGGGCGGAGGGTGCTGGCCTGCCTCACCCTCGCCGTGACCTGCGAAGGCCGGGAGGTGACGACCGTCGAGGGCCTGGCCGAAGAGGGCGAACTGCACGAGATGCAGCGGGCCTTCATCGCCGAGGACGCTTTCCAGTGCGGCTTCTGCACCCCCGGGCAGATCATGTCGGCCGTGGCGCTGATCGGGGAGGGGCACGCCGGGGACGACGCCGAGATCAAGGAGTGGATGAGCGGCAACATCTGCCGCTGCGCCGCCTACCCCAACATCCGGGCTGCGGTACGCGCCGTCCGCGACCGTACGTAG